Proteins from a single region of Streptomyces spectabilis:
- a CDS encoding helix-turn-helix domain-containing protein, with product MLTLGALVGRIELELAFAGGVAAAPHEAVRVAGLATLTLPQLLEGEPQRRLEPGSLVLLTEVPFRLRGRAEVALETLLEQLALDRCAGLVVSVLSGAHQPFSLTVREASAALGIPLLITTAPPRTWAEAGRDLTARRLADVESHAGQLTTLVQQLPTRAGDPEAMQRIADWLACALKAEVLVSDPGGVLAASPETAAEALAEAFLRGHREGLARDRSQGPHTRLFPLASSSAGEARPLAAAVGGLPAAGAAAAADDGSTVLAVARRSPSFDEADLRLMRHAARLLGLLDQARREHRAAADAAHAARTAAVELLLDAEVDKARRVMATQAPGLLTPDAVRVFVVDTPQDERDAVLRRCVAGTAGRALVVADPREDRRILVVEPIRPRRTGDAVATELTRLVAELGADASLGGSGTHPMVMVADALQEAITAQRFALRRPDAVALSAQSTDLVSVLPRDAARRWARGLLEPLLRPDAQWEQMRDTLPTALAYPYTVAARRLHVHRNTVRRRVAKAAELLDMDFTTVRDRATAGLALDLLAERQRPERSLTLVGGATPTLEALLASPEARAWADHLLCGARGDRRNLLTTAAVWLAHDAHVEPTARALGFSEFTVRSHLRALESHMARDLGSLGGLRDLQFSLHILAGEVGVTDARGDLCTTP from the coding sequence GTGCTGACGCTGGGCGCGCTGGTCGGCAGGATCGAACTCGAACTTGCCTTCGCCGGAGGCGTCGCCGCCGCACCGCACGAGGCGGTCAGGGTCGCGGGCCTTGCGACCCTGACCCTGCCTCAGCTCCTGGAGGGCGAGCCGCAGCGGCGTCTGGAGCCCGGCTCCCTCGTCCTGCTCACCGAAGTGCCGTTCCGGCTGCGGGGCCGCGCGGAGGTCGCCCTGGAGACGCTCCTGGAGCAGCTGGCCCTCGACCGGTGCGCGGGCCTCGTGGTGAGCGTCCTGTCCGGTGCCCACCAGCCGTTCTCCCTGACGGTCCGGGAGGCGTCCGCCGCTCTCGGCATCCCGCTGCTCATCACCACCGCGCCCCCGCGCACATGGGCCGAAGCGGGCCGCGACCTCACCGCCCGCCGCCTCGCGGACGTGGAGTCCCACGCGGGTCAACTCACCACTCTCGTCCAGCAGTTGCCCACCCGGGCCGGTGACCCAGAGGCCATGCAGCGCATCGCGGACTGGCTGGCTTGCGCCCTCAAGGCAGAGGTCCTCGTCAGCGACCCGGGCGGCGTCCTCGCGGCCTCGCCCGAGACCGCCGCCGAGGCCCTGGCCGAGGCGTTCCTGCGCGGCCACCGCGAGGGCCTCGCACGCGACCGGTCACAGGGCCCGCACACGCGGCTCTTCCCCCTCGCGTCCTCGTCGGCGGGCGAGGCCCGGCCCCTCGCCGCCGCGGTCGGCGGCCTCCCCGCGGCCGGTGCCGCGGCCGCGGCGGACGACGGGAGCACCGTACTGGCCGTCGCCCGCCGCTCGCCCTCCTTCGACGAGGCCGACCTGCGGCTCATGCGGCACGCCGCGCGCCTCCTCGGCCTGCTCGACCAGGCGCGGCGCGAGCACCGCGCCGCCGCCGACGCCGCGCACGCGGCCCGTACGGCGGCCGTGGAGCTGCTCCTGGACGCCGAGGTCGACAAGGCGCGCAGGGTCATGGCGACCCAGGCGCCGGGCCTGCTCACGCCGGACGCCGTCCGCGTCTTCGTCGTCGACACCCCGCAGGACGAGCGCGACGCCGTGCTGCGCCGGTGCGTCGCCGGTACGGCGGGCCGCGCCCTGGTCGTCGCCGATCCGCGCGAGGACCGCCGGATCCTGGTCGTCGAGCCGATCCGGCCGCGCCGCACCGGCGACGCGGTGGCCACCGAGCTGACCCGCCTGGTCGCAGAGCTCGGCGCCGACGCCTCGCTGGGCGGCAGCGGCACGCACCCGATGGTGATGGTCGCCGACGCCCTCCAGGAGGCCATCACCGCGCAGCGGTTCGCCCTGCGCCGCCCCGACGCGGTGGCGCTGTCCGCGCAGAGCACCGACCTGGTCAGCGTGCTCCCGAGGGACGCGGCGCGGCGCTGGGCCCGGGGGCTCCTCGAACCGCTGCTCCGGCCGGACGCGCAGTGGGAGCAGATGCGCGACACCCTGCCCACCGCCCTCGCCTACCCCTACACCGTCGCCGCCCGTCGGCTTCACGTGCACCGCAACACCGTCAGGCGCCGTGTCGCCAAGGCGGCGGAGCTGCTCGACATGGACTTCACGACCGTCAGGGACCGGGCCACGGCCGGGCTCGCGCTCGACCTGCTCGCCGAGCGGCAGCGGCCCGAGCGGTCCCTCACCCTGGTCGGCGGCGCGACGCCCACCCTGGAGGCGCTCCTGGCCTCGCCCGAGGCCAGGGCCTGGGCGGACCACCTGCTGTGCGGAGCGCGCGGCGACCGCCGGAACCTGCTCACCACCGCCGCCGTCTGGCTGGCGCACGACGCGCACGTCGAGCCCACCGCACGGGCCCTCGGGTTCTCCGAGTTCACCGTCCGCTCCCACCTGCGCGCCCTGGAGAGTCACATGGCCCGGGACCTCGGCTCCCTCGGTGGCCTCCGCGACCTCCAGTTCTCCCTGCACATCCTGGCCGGGGAGGTCGGCGTCACGGACGCGCGGGGCGACTTGTGCACGACGCCGTGA
- a CDS encoding helix-turn-helix domain-containing protein yields the protein MTAHGGGREPHPERPPAPSAVEHAQVVRRLTRAAARSGATLVAEVAALADGWAALVDPGVGIVHATPDSAGPAALRAAGHPQAYPHVTVHQVPGAQGTVLVVCPGVAAAPPLTALVTQCSLDLLRLRARHAEETRGAEQRVHTAVLRLLLRGQHRLAAEVLGGETATHATVYRLNGRALHSAHQALWRATQPDPANGTRTLVSLDGAELTVVALHGARDLPRADAGHPTLALVARIADRHQLTGGAAAPAPLDMFVTAWTEAGGTRNGTSVGRLTSVTGLGTHGLLRVIPTDRLVTWSAAVLQPLDSRERRTLEAWLRSGSAQAAAPALDVSEGTVRSRLRGIGLLLAADLDHPTVQAQSLLALRAPASPVPAAAAEPLLPSPPLPAALLSAEHAGRWASGLLRPLDPRLRIALRCWLAHRGRTAPAATELTLHRTTLTTWLGECGRLLDLDLSSATVRAELRLAVETVATADDVPAALPRRGGRTYREPGQ from the coding sequence GTGACGGCGCACGGCGGGGGCCGCGAGCCGCACCCCGAGCGGCCTCCGGCCCCGTCCGCCGTGGAGCACGCGCAGGTGGTGCGGCGGCTCACGCGTGCGGCGGCCCGCTCCGGCGCGACGCTGGTCGCCGAGGTCGCCGCCCTGGCCGACGGCTGGGCGGCGCTCGTGGACCCGGGGGTCGGGATCGTGCACGCCACCCCGGACTCGGCGGGGCCCGCCGCGCTTCGGGCCGCCGGGCACCCCCAGGCGTATCCGCACGTGACCGTCCATCAGGTGCCGGGGGCGCAGGGCACCGTCCTCGTCGTCTGCCCCGGCGTGGCAGCGGCCCCGCCCCTGACCGCGCTCGTCACGCAGTGCTCCCTGGACCTGCTGCGGCTGCGGGCCCGGCACGCTGAGGAGACGCGCGGCGCCGAACAGCGCGTGCACACCGCCGTGCTGCGCCTGCTGCTGCGCGGCCAGCACCGCCTGGCCGCCGAGGTGCTCGGCGGCGAGACCGCCACGCACGCCACCGTGTACCGCCTCAACGGGCGCGCCCTGCACAGCGCCCACCAGGCGCTGTGGCGGGCGACGCAGCCCGACCCGGCGAACGGCACCCGCACGCTGGTGAGTCTGGACGGGGCGGAGCTGACCGTCGTCGCGCTGCACGGCGCCCGCGACCTGCCCCGTGCCGACGCCGGCCATCCGACGCTCGCGCTCGTCGCGCGCATCGCCGACCGGCACCAGCTGACCGGGGGCGCGGCGGCCCCCGCGCCCCTGGACATGTTCGTCACCGCCTGGACCGAGGCGGGCGGCACGCGCAACGGCACGTCCGTCGGCCGCCTCACCTCGGTGACGGGCCTGGGGACGCACGGGCTGCTGCGCGTGATACCGACGGACCGCCTCGTCACCTGGTCCGCGGCCGTGCTCCAGCCGCTGGACAGCAGGGAGCGGCGGACCCTGGAGGCCTGGCTGCGCTCGGGCTCCGCGCAGGCCGCCGCCCCGGCCCTCGACGTGTCCGAGGGCACCGTCCGCTCCCGTCTGCGCGGCATCGGCCTGCTGCTCGCGGCCGACCTCGACCACCCCACCGTGCAGGCGCAGTCGCTCCTGGCGCTGCGCGCCCCCGCGTCCCCCGTGCCGGCCGCGGCGGCGGAACCCCTGCTGCCGTCCCCGCCGTTGCCCGCCGCCCTGCTCAGCGCCGAGCACGCGGGGCGCTGGGCGTCCGGCCTGCTCCGACCCCTCGACCCCCGGCTCCGCATCGCGCTGCGCTGCTGGCTCGCGCACCGGGGCCGCACCGCGCCCGCCGCCACCGAGCTGACCCTGCACCGGACCACCCTCACCACCTGGCTGGGCGAGTGCGGCCGCCTCCTGGATCTGGACCTGTCGTCCGCGACCGTCCGGGCGGAGCTGCGCCTCGCCGTGGAGACGGTCGCGACCGCCGACGACGTACCGGCGGCGCTGCCGCGCCGGGGCGGTCGGACGTACCGCGAGCCGGGGCAGTAG
- a CDS encoding SAM-dependent methyltransferase, with protein MTEPMRLPPRWDEIDKSVAHSARVWNYWLGGKDWYEADKSAGDAYRDKYPLIEPFAQESRGFLVRTVTWLAKEAGIRQFLDVGAGLPTANNTHEVAQRVAPECRVVYVDHDPLVLLHVQAMGRSTPEGAMDYVLADMRDTDAIMAGAAKTLDMSRPVALVINDVLGHIVEWEEALGLVRRLVARLPSGSYVSLSHSTASDDKHREVQEEYNSSGAIPYIFREPEVTVAFFEGLELVEPGYVSWPHWRPEATTGTLTARAGWGGVARIP; from the coding sequence ATGACCGAACCGATGAGGCTCCCGCCGCGGTGGGACGAGATCGACAAGTCCGTCGCCCACAGCGCGCGCGTGTGGAACTACTGGCTGGGCGGCAAGGACTGGTACGAGGCCGACAAGTCCGCCGGTGACGCCTACCGCGACAAGTACCCCCTGATCGAGCCGTTCGCCCAGGAGTCGCGGGGCTTCCTGGTGCGCACCGTCACCTGGCTGGCCAAGGAGGCCGGGATTCGGCAGTTCCTGGACGTGGGCGCCGGGCTGCCCACGGCCAACAACACCCACGAGGTGGCCCAGCGCGTCGCGCCGGAGTGCCGCGTGGTGTACGTGGACCACGACCCGCTCGTGCTCCTGCACGTCCAGGCGATGGGCAGGAGCACCCCCGAGGGGGCGATGGACTACGTCCTCGCGGACATGCGCGACACGGACGCGATCATGGCGGGCGCGGCCAAGACGCTGGACATGTCCCGGCCCGTCGCCCTGGTGATCAACGACGTGCTCGGTCACATCGTGGAGTGGGAGGAGGCGCTCGGCCTGGTGCGGCGCCTGGTGGCCCGGCTCCCCTCGGGGAGCTATGTGTCCCTGAGCCACTCCACCGCGTCGGACGACAAGCACCGCGAGGTGCAGGAGGAGTACAACAGCTCGGGCGCGATTCCGTACATCTTCCGTGAGCCGGAGGTGACCGTCGCGTTCTTCGAGGGCCTGGAGCTGGTCGAGCCCGGCTATGTGTCCTGGCCGCACTGGCGGCCCGAGGCGACCACCGGCACCCTCACCGCGCGCGCGGGGTGGGGTGGCGTCGCGCGGATACCGTGA
- a CDS encoding helix-turn-helix domain-containing protein gives MARERSGRTVAHLVLATRLKVLREAAGLSLKQAAAALGAHPATVRRIEQAQTSLDVGQVSALLAAYGAARAETDDFLGKLASANAPGWWHPWRAVMDPWQLDLMSVESAAGIVRTWEPALVPALLRTPSYARAVDDVLRPDLSPAAKDRRTDLLIQRQERLRTQQTRIWAVMSAAALYTRVGAPGIMAEQLQVLRAVAERPDVTLQIHPLDGPPHALTGKPPLTLFRVEVPEISDHVVREGGLAGTADVWDAPDTVTAYRLLLDYSCATALHPDKSKEVLDLS, from the coding sequence GTGGCTCGCGAACGATCCGGTCGGACCGTCGCGCACCTCGTGCTCGCCACCCGGCTCAAGGTCCTCCGCGAGGCCGCGGGGCTTTCGCTGAAGCAAGCCGCGGCGGCGCTCGGCGCGCACCCCGCCACCGTGCGCCGGATCGAGCAGGCCCAGACGTCCCTCGACGTGGGCCAGGTCTCCGCGCTCCTCGCGGCGTACGGGGCGGCGCGGGCGGAGACCGACGACTTCCTGGGCAAGTTGGCGAGTGCCAACGCCCCGGGGTGGTGGCACCCCTGGCGCGCCGTCATGGACCCGTGGCAGCTCGACCTGATGAGCGTGGAGTCCGCGGCCGGAATCGTGCGCACGTGGGAGCCCGCGCTCGTTCCCGCTCTGCTGCGCACGCCGTCCTACGCCCGTGCCGTCGACGACGTGCTGCGCCCGGACCTGTCCCCCGCGGCCAAGGACCGCAGGACCGATCTGCTGATCCAGCGCCAGGAGCGGCTCCGCACCCAGCAGACGCGCATCTGGGCCGTGATGTCGGCCGCCGCCCTGTACACCCGGGTGGGGGCGCCGGGCATCATGGCCGAGCAGCTCCAGGTGTTGCGGGCCGTGGCCGAGCGGCCCGACGTCACGTTGCAGATCCACCCGCTGGACGGACCCCCGCACGCCCTGACCGGCAAACCGCCGCTCACCCTGTTCCGCGTCGAGGTGCCGGAGATCTCCGACCACGTGGTCAGGGAGGGCGGCCTGGCCGGTACGGCCGACGTCTGGGACGCGCCCGACACGGTGACCGCCTACCGTCTGCTCCTCGACTACTCCTGCGCCACCGCGCTCCACCCCGACAAGTCGAAAGAGGTACTGGACCTGTCATGA
- a CDS encoding cupin domain-containing protein, translated as MTDTPKTAGAPNTGEPDAGPAVTVVGPGEGETIVLGTTRMRVLEDGTGTGHRLGCTESVLAPHTPGPPQHRHTLHDEGFYVVSGTVRFTVGRQDHDVPAGAFVTVPPGAPHTFANVTDEPAVMLSTFTPSLYVQYFRDLQDAAADGRGLTEEEHLRTMSRYATEPATEFAS; from the coding sequence ATGACAGACACACCGAAGACCGCGGGCGCACCGAACACCGGCGAGCCCGACGCCGGCCCCGCCGTGACCGTCGTCGGTCCGGGCGAGGGCGAGACCATCGTCCTGGGCACCACGCGCATGCGCGTCCTGGAGGACGGCACCGGGACCGGGCACCGCCTCGGGTGCACCGAGTCCGTCCTCGCACCGCACACGCCCGGACCTCCGCAGCACCGCCACACCCTGCACGACGAGGGCTTCTACGTCGTCTCCGGCACGGTGCGCTTCACGGTCGGCAGGCAGGACCACGACGTGCCCGCGGGCGCGTTCGTGACGGTCCCGCCCGGAGCCCCGCACACCTTCGCCAACGTGACCGACGAACCGGCCGTCATGCTCAGCACGTTCACACCGTCCCTGTACGTGCAGTACTTCCGGGACCTCCAGGACGCGGCAGCCGACGGCCGGGGCCTGACGGAGGAGGAGCACCTGCGGACGATGAGCCGCTACGCCACCGAACCGGCCACGGAATTCGCCTCGTGA
- a CDS encoding 3-hydroxyacyl-CoA dehydrogenase family protein produces MPQDSAGSGVIGVVGAGTMGVGIAQCLVEAGHRVVTVDPEDAARATAPGRLRDGIRLARMVREAPAAVPMDRALAAVTWTARLADLAEARFVLDCAPERIPLKERLFRELDEVCPSGAVLATGTSAIPVERLAARTARPERVLGLHFMNPAPMKEAVEVVRGPRTSDETLDTALALLAGIGKKGIVVHDGPGFVSNRVLMLTVNEAATVVQQGTADPATVDRIFQECFGHTMGPLATGDLIGLDTIVDTLYVLLECTGDQRFQPCEGLRALVADGHLGRKSGRGFHRYPARAPR; encoded by the coding sequence ATGCCTCAGGACAGTGCCGGAAGCGGTGTCATCGGCGTGGTCGGCGCCGGGACGATGGGGGTGGGCATCGCCCAGTGCCTCGTCGAGGCCGGACACCGCGTGGTGACCGTCGACCCCGAGGACGCCGCCCGCGCCACCGCTCCGGGGCGGCTCCGCGACGGCATCAGGCTGGCCAGGATGGTCCGCGAGGCGCCCGCTGCCGTCCCGATGGACCGGGCGCTCGCGGCGGTCACCTGGACCGCGCGCCTGGCGGACCTGGCCGAGGCGCGGTTCGTGCTCGACTGCGCGCCGGAGCGCATCCCGCTGAAGGAGAGGCTGTTCCGCGAACTGGACGAGGTGTGCCCGTCCGGCGCGGTGCTCGCGACGGGGACCTCGGCCATCCCGGTCGAGCGGCTCGCCGCGCGCACGGCGCGGCCGGAGCGGGTGCTCGGTCTGCACTTCATGAACCCGGCGCCGATGAAGGAGGCCGTGGAGGTCGTCCGCGGCCCGCGCACCTCCGACGAGACCCTGGACACCGCCCTCGCCCTGCTCGCGGGGATCGGCAAGAAGGGCATCGTCGTCCACGACGGCCCCGGCTTCGTCTCCAACCGGGTCCTCATGCTCACGGTCAACGAGGCCGCGACGGTGGTGCAGCAGGGCACCGCGGACCCGGCCACCGTCGACCGGATCTTCCAGGAGTGCTTCGGGCACACCATGGGCCCGCTGGCCACGGGTGACCTGATCGGCCTTGACACCATCGTGGACACGCTGTACGTCCTGCTCGAATGCACCGGCGACCAGCGCTTCCAGCCCTGCGAGGGGCTGCGTGCACTGGTCGCCGACGGTCATCTGGGCCGCAAGAGCGGCCGGGGCTTCCACCGCTATCCGGCCCGCGCGCCGAGGTGA
- a CDS encoding S8 family peptidase translates to MAAVLSGALLTGAAAADTGARPDGTATAGAKTGRGDRTGKTTTVTLITGDRVVVAADGGEVVRLIRGKGREEVTIAVRREAGHVFVVPQDAQALLTAGRLDRRLFDVTQLVEDKYDDAHRTSLPLIVGYRPGRANSFRAADTFKGHARDRRDLPAVGGEAFSTPKSDATDLWSALTRGTGGRANVHATAAPAVGRIWLDAKARPTLDKSVPQIGAPTMWQAGYTGKGIKVAVLDTGVDQTHPDLKGVEVLEKNFTGAPDAKDRMGHGTHVASTLAGSGAKSGGKRKGVAPGARILDGKVISEEVGAGYDSDIIAGMQWAVDSGAKIVNMSLGSLDTPGTDPMEEAVARLSGKALFVASAGNEGPEAGTLTTPGSAPEALTVGSVDKRDRIAETSSRGPNADGVAKPDLTAPGENITAAASTDGPAAADGYVAMSGTSMAAPHVAGSAALLLQQHPAWTGTQLKAALTGSAKPNAKLNPHQQGAGRVDLTRAVTASVVSSPGTVAFGTQAWPHSDDKPVTKTVTYRNYGTKPVTLALSTTTVDPAGRPGPAAMFTVKDAKVTVPAGGSAKTTVTVDTKLGTADGAYGGSLLAAGDGQSVRTGLIVEREVESYDLTFRHLDTSGAGASTYVTTLTDPATQKKFQVPYSQGKATLRVPKGTYALESSVYGPGDSLSVFVQPKLTVGADKAITLDSRKAKPFAVTTPDRTARRTEASVSYEDQAGAIAGTWNLTGRTAIRTAGLGGGSPTFNAQYSGVWKVPGTKKVDYRLAFNRTGTWFTGLKHAATKAELAEVKVGLGASAARRKGTLTATPIGADGYSPTVPSQATLSLPSSGTSYVTTKDVRWSWAMGQLDDAGGLSIGYGADVVTYKAGKRYTLNFNTGVVGPDLNADERQGALRAGNSMNAYVQLFSDGAGHSGQSPVTKGSTRLESGGRLIAKGEPGAVNAELPAASAPYRLTMEASRPVKETTTSTKVAVAWTFTSARTPDEPPTDLPLSTVRLAPKLALNGTAPAGGTLTVPLKVAGAAAAKDKIAKLTVKVSYDGGSTWKSAPVTTDAKGAHSASVRHPAAAKSVSYRVYLKDTAGNTMTETISNAYHLVR, encoded by the coding sequence ATGGCCGCCGTGCTGTCCGGCGCGCTGCTCACGGGCGCGGCGGCAGCCGACACGGGGGCGCGGCCGGACGGCACCGCGACGGCGGGCGCCAAGACCGGTCGGGGGGACCGGACGGGGAAGACGACGACGGTCACGCTGATCACCGGCGACCGGGTGGTCGTCGCTGCGGACGGCGGTGAGGTCGTCCGGCTCATCCGCGGCAAGGGCCGCGAAGAGGTCACGATCGCGGTGCGGCGCGAGGCCGGGCACGTGTTCGTCGTGCCGCAGGACGCCCAGGCCCTGCTCACCGCGGGCAGGCTCGACCGGCGGCTCTTCGACGTCACGCAGCTCGTCGAGGACAAGTACGACGACGCGCACCGCACCTCGCTGCCGCTGATCGTCGGGTACCGGCCGGGCAGGGCCAACAGCTTCCGGGCGGCCGACACGTTCAAGGGCCACGCCCGCGACCGCCGTGACCTGCCCGCCGTCGGCGGCGAGGCGTTCAGCACGCCCAAGTCCGACGCCACGGACCTGTGGTCGGCGCTCACCCGCGGCACGGGCGGCCGTGCGAACGTCCACGCCACCGCCGCCCCGGCCGTCGGGCGCATCTGGCTGGACGCCAAGGCCCGCCCCACGCTCGACAAGAGCGTGCCGCAGATCGGCGCCCCCACCATGTGGCAGGCCGGATACACCGGCAAGGGCATCAAGGTCGCCGTCCTGGACACCGGGGTCGACCAGACGCACCCGGACCTCAAGGGCGTCGAGGTCCTGGAGAAGAACTTCACCGGGGCCCCCGACGCCAAGGACCGCATGGGCCACGGCACCCACGTCGCCTCGACCCTCGCGGGCTCCGGCGCCAAGTCGGGCGGCAAGCGCAAGGGCGTGGCACCCGGCGCCCGGATCCTCGACGGCAAGGTCATCTCCGAGGAGGTGGGCGCGGGCTACGACTCCGACATCATCGCGGGCATGCAGTGGGCCGTCGACAGCGGCGCCAAGATCGTCAACATGAGCCTCGGCAGCCTGGACACACCGGGCACCGACCCGATGGAGGAGGCCGTCGCCCGGCTCTCCGGCAAGGCCCTGTTCGTCGCGTCAGCGGGCAACGAGGGGCCCGAGGCGGGCACGCTGACCACGCCCGGCAGCGCCCCCGAGGCCCTCACGGTCGGTTCGGTGGACAAGCGGGACCGGATCGCGGAAACCTCCAGCCGCGGCCCCAACGCCGACGGCGTCGCCAAGCCCGACCTCACCGCCCCCGGCGAGAACATCACCGCCGCGGCCTCCACCGACGGCCCCGCCGCGGCCGACGGTTACGTCGCCATGTCCGGCACCTCGATGGCGGCCCCGCATGTGGCCGGTTCGGCCGCGCTGCTCCTCCAGCAGCACCCTGCCTGGACGGGCACGCAGCTCAAGGCCGCGCTCACCGGCTCCGCCAAGCCCAACGCCAAGCTCAACCCGCACCAGCAGGGCGCGGGCCGCGTGGATCTGACGCGCGCCGTCACCGCCTCCGTCGTGAGCTCGCCCGGCACGGTCGCCTTCGGCACGCAGGCGTGGCCGCACAGCGACGACAAGCCGGTCACCAAGACCGTCACCTACCGCAACTACGGCACCAAGCCGGTCACCCTCGCGCTGTCCACCACCACCGTGGACCCGGCGGGCCGCCCCGGCCCCGCCGCCATGTTCACCGTCAAGGACGCCAAGGTGACCGTCCCGGCGGGCGGCAGCGCTAAGACCACCGTCACCGTCGACACGAAGCTCGGCACCGCCGACGGCGCCTACGGCGGCAGCCTGCTGGCCGCCGGGGACGGCCAGTCCGTGCGCACGGGCCTGATCGTGGAGCGGGAGGTCGAGTCGTACGACCTCACCTTCCGGCACCTCGACACCAGCGGCGCGGGCGCGTCCACGTACGTCACCACGCTCACCGACCCCGCCACGCAGAAGAAGTTCCAGGTCCCCTACAGCCAGGGCAAGGCCACGCTGCGGGTGCCCAAGGGCACCTACGCGCTGGAGAGTTCCGTCTACGGCCCGGGCGACAGCCTCTCGGTCTTCGTCCAGCCGAAGCTGACGGTGGGCGCGGACAAGGCGATCACGCTGGACTCGCGCAAGGCCAAGCCGTTCGCCGTCACCACCCCGGACAGGACCGCGCGCCGCACGGAGGCGAGCGTCAGCTACGAGGACCAGGCCGGCGCGATCGCCGGAACCTGGAACCTCACGGGCCGCACCGCCATCCGCACCGCCGGGCTCGGCGGGGGCTCGCCCACCTTCAACGCCCAGTACAGCGGCGTCTGGAAGGTCCCGGGCACGAAGAAGGTCGACTACCGTCTCGCCTTCAACCGCACCGGCACCTGGTTCACCGGCCTGAAGCACGCCGCCACCAAGGCCGAGCTGGCCGAGGTGAAGGTCGGCCTCGGAGCCTCCGCCGCCCGGCGCAAGGGCACCCTCACCGCCACGCCGATCGGCGCGGACGGCTACAGCCCCACCGTGCCGTCGCAGGCCACGCTGAGCCTCCCGTCCTCCGGCACGAGCTACGTCACCACCAAGGACGTGCGCTGGAGCTGGGCCATGGGGCAGCTCGACGACGCGGGCGGCCTGAGCATCGGCTACGGCGCGGACGTGGTCACGTACAAGGCGGGCAAGCGCTACACGCTGAACTTCAACACCGGCGTGGTCGGCCCCGACCTGAACGCCGACGAAAGGCAGGGCGCGCTCCGGGCGGGCAACTCCATGAACGCCTACGTCCAGCTGTTCAGCGACGGCGCGGGCCACTCGGGCCAGTCCCCCGTGACCAAGGGCTCCACCCGTCTGGAGTCGGGCGGCCGCCTCATCGCGAAGGGCGAACCGGGCGCGGTGAACGCCGAACTCCCCGCCGCCTCCGCCCCGTACCGTCTGACCATGGAGGCGAGCCGTCCGGTCAAGGAGACCACGACGAGCACGAAGGTGGCCGTCGCCTGGACCTTCACCTCGGCCAGGACGCCGGACGAGCCGCCCACCGACCTGCCGCTCTCGACCGTGCGCCTCGCGCCGAAGCTGGCCCTGAACGGCACGGCCCCGGCGGGCGGCACCCTGACCGTGCCGCTGAAGGTGGCCGGGGCGGCCGCGGCCAAGGACAAGATCGCCAAGCTGACCGTCAAGGTCTCCTACGACGGCGGAAGCACCTGGAAGTCGGCCCCCGTCACGACCGACGCCAAGGGCGCGCACTCGGCGAGCGTGCGCCACCCGGCGGCGGCCAAGTCCGTGTCGTACCGGGTGTATCTGAAGGACACCGCGGGCAACACCATGACCGAGACGATCTCCAACGCCTACCACCTCGTCCGGTAG
- a CDS encoding LysR family transcriptional regulator: MELRTLRYFVAVAEELHFGRAAARLHMSQPPLSRAIKQLETEFGAALFDRSSAGVGLTGAGSVLLDEARALLERADRVHARVAAAAGTATLTVGILGGGADPAAARLAGAFRGRHPRVEVRVRETGLTDPTCGLHAGLVDVALTRGPFDETGLAARELRADPVGALLRADDPLARGDRLNLADLADRRWFLFPQGTDGVWQTYWNGGAPREGPVVRAVQECRQAVLWNGTVGMTPLGHEPGRGLTVVPLVDMEPSRVLVAWRAGDANPLIRSFVRIATDAYRR; the protein is encoded by the coding sequence ATGGAGCTGCGCACGCTGCGCTATTTCGTGGCGGTCGCCGAGGAGTTGCACTTCGGCCGGGCCGCCGCCCGGCTGCACATGAGCCAGCCGCCCCTGAGCCGGGCGATCAAGCAGCTGGAGACCGAGTTCGGCGCCGCCCTCTTCGACCGGTCGTCCGCCGGTGTCGGGCTCACCGGCGCGGGATCGGTGCTCCTCGACGAGGCGCGCGCCCTGCTGGAGCGGGCCGACCGGGTGCACGCCCGGGTGGCCGCGGCGGCCGGTACGGCGACCCTCACCGTCGGCATCCTGGGAGGCGGCGCCGACCCGGCGGCGGCCCGTCTGGCCGGGGCCTTCCGGGGACGGCACCCGCGCGTGGAGGTCCGCGTCCGCGAGACCGGCCTGACCGATCCCACGTGCGGGCTGCACGCCGGGCTCGTCGATGTCGCCCTGACCCGCGGGCCGTTCGACGAGACGGGTCTCGCCGCCCGGGAGCTGCGGGCCGACCCGGTGGGCGCGCTGCTGCGCGCCGACGACCCGCTGGCCCGCGGCGACCGCCTGAACCTGGCCGACCTGGCCGACCGCCGCTGGTTCCTCTTCCCGCAGGGCACCGACGGCGTCTGGCAGACGTACTGGAACGGCGGCGCACCGCGCGAGGGCCCGGTCGTGCGCGCCGTCCAGGAGTGCCGGCAGGCCGTTCTCTGGAACGGCACGGTCGGCATGACGCCCCTGGGCCACGAGCCGGGCCGGGGCCTCACCGTGGTGCCGCTGGTCGACATGGAGCCCAGCCGCGTTCTGGTGGCCTGGCGCGCGGGCGACGCGAACCCGCTGATCCGTTCGTTCGTCCGGATCGCCACGGACGCGTACCGCCGCTGA